From the genome of Streptomyces ficellus:
CCACGTTCGTCCTCGACACCCGGGTGCCCCGGGTGCTCGCCGCGCTGCTCGCGGGCGCGGCGCTCGGCCTGGCCGGGACGCTCGTCCAGGCCGTGACCCGCAACCCCCTCGCCGAACCGGCCGTCCTGGGCGTCTCCCACGGCGCGGCGCTCGGCGCCGTACTCCTCGTGACGACCGTGCCCGCGGCCGGATCGTGGGGTGTGGCGGGAGCCGCCTTCGCGGGCGCCGGCGTCAGCTCCCTCGTCGTCTTCGGGCTGGCCGCCCGGGGCGGGTTCCAGCAGAACCGGCTCGTCCTCGTCGGCTTCGGCGTCGCCATGGGCTCCGCCGCGCTGATCAGCCTGCTCATCATCCTCACCGACCCGTTCAACGCCACCAAGGCCCTCACCTGGCTGTCGGGCTCCACCTACGGGCGGACCCTGCCCGACGTGGCGCCCCTCGCGGCCGTGTTCACCGCCGGCGCGGTCTGGGCGTTCGTACGGCGCACCGAACTCGACCTGGTGTCGCTGGACGAGGACACCCCCCGGCTCCTCGGCATCAACCTGGGGCGGGGCCGCCTCGGCTTCCTCGCCCTGAGCGTCACGCTCAGCGGCACCGCGGTCGCCGCCGCGGGCACGATCGGCTTCGTCGGACTCGTCGCGCCGCACGCCGCCCGCGCCCTGGTGGGCCGTCAGCACGCGCGCGTGGTGCCGGTCGCCGTGCTCGTCGGTGCCGTCCTGGTGTGCACCGCGGACCTCGTGGGCCGCACCGTGATCGCCCCCGCCCAGCTCGGCGCCGGCCTGATGACCGCGGTCATCGGCACGCCGTACTTCCTCTACCTGCTCGTCCGCACCCGCCGCTCATAGGTGGGCCGGCTTCGGTCGGCTCGGTACTCGTCCAGGAGAGGGAAGAACTGCTCCATGAGCGGCGCATGGGTGGCCTCAGCCGCCCGCTCGGTCTCAACAGCCCAGCGCAGTGCTCGGATACGCCATGCCTAGGCACTTCCACACCACGCAAGGAAGGCTCCGCTGTTCGGCCAAGCGTGCTGCTGTTCCAGCCAGTCCGGACGAATCGGCACAGGATGCGTTCACCAGTTCGATAGTTGTGGAGGTGACCACGAGCCGGGATGTCCCGGCTCGGATGACCCGGGGGTACACCTATGCGGCATTTAGGGGTCCGTCACGTCCGTACCAAGGCGTCGGCGGTACTCGCCACGGCTGCGTTACTGCCGTCACTGTCATTCGCCCAGGCGAGCGCGAGTGATGACGATGTGCGAGTGGAGTCCTACGTCCTGCCGGTCGGGGCGGACAAACCGACGTTGGAGGAGTTACAAGCTGAAGGCGGCATAGCCCGCTTGCAGCGACTGGCCGAGTCGTGGGAACCCGCTGTACAGCTTGCTGCGGAGACGGTGGGGCCAGCAGCGTCATTCGCCCCGGTGGCCGAGCAGACGTCCCGCTTGGTCGCCAAGGCCGAGGACGGCGAGGGGGCGGCCGATGTGGCAGCGGGGTCTGTGTATCCGGAGCCGGCCCGGACGATGACCTACGAGGAATGCAGGAACGGGCTGGGCGCGGACAAGAAGTTCTTCATCAAGTCCAGGTTCGCGGTGTGTTCCGGGGCGACATTTCTCCAGACGTGGTTCCGGAACAACCGTCCCGTCGGTGAAAGTATGTTCAACGTACGCACCGTGGGAACGATTGCCGCCCACAGCAGGGAGATCAAGTTCCAGTACTACTTCACCGAGATGCAGAGTACAGGCCAGACCGCTACTTCGGGTATGAAGATCACGACAACCGGGGCTATGCCGAAGAGTTGGCCCGCGGGCGTGAAGTACGACCTTGGTGGAAACCTGCCCAAGGCCGCGAAGAGCTTCGACGAGCTGAAGTTGGCACGAACATACCTGCACACCGTCAACGCCAAGCCCGGACAGGGCAGTAGCGGTAGCACCGACCTGGTCTTCACCGCCTACGAACCGTCGATCTCCATCACTGCGCCGGCTGGGTGGCGGCTGGGCGGAGCGCTCAGTGGCAAGCTGTTCATGCTGGCTCCGCGCTGGGACGCAGCTCCATACCTGGCCAACTCCACCGGCGGAGGGAACCCTGCCAAGAAGGGTGCCGCGACGTTCAGCTACCTGCCCACGCTGGCGTACAGCGCCAAGGCGGGCGCGCCCGAGCGGGCGGTGGCCGAACACCTCAGGACGGCTTTCACCAACCCGGGCGATACCAAGCCCGAGATGGCAGCGAAGAAGGTGGCTGGGCAGGTGGCGAACGAACCCTTGCACCGGCTCGTCGACCCCAAGCGGAAGGAGGAGAATCGCAAGGCCGCAGTCAAGCAGTGCAAGCGCTACTGGGGCGACAACTACAGCCAGGGGGCGACTCGCGAGTGCGACGAGTACCCCTTCGCGACGACCTATGAAGGCGCCGCACAGCCCGACTACGACGGGGACGCCAGGAAGTTCAACTTCTCGGTCAAGCCGGTGGCCAAGGAAGACAACGGGGCCGCAGGAAGCCTGCTGCTCGGCTTCTACGCCAAGAACAGGCTGATAGACGGCCTTGAGGACGGATTCCTCGTGCAGATCACGTCGTGAGCCCATGACAGAGGGGGGCGGCCGCACCATCGGCCGCCCCTGTCCGCGTCAAGACCGCTTAGGCCAGAACTGGACCAGGTACTTCTCCGCTCCCTTCGCGGTACCCGTTTCCAGTGACAGACGCTCGGCCTCGGCGCGGCCGGTGCAGCTCGCCCTCACGCGCCACAGGCCAGGGCTGAGGACGATCAACTCGTCCGTACGGCCAAGACTCATCGACCAGACGGCCACTTGACCACTGACCGATTCGAATTCGACCTCTCCTTGCTCATCCCAGTGGGTGCCCGTCAGTTCTGGTGCGGGCCCGTCCCACACCTCCACCGTCACCGCGGCCGTGTGAGTGTGGCCGGCGCTGAAGAAATCGATACGCCCAGGATGGGCGCTGAGGAATGTCCCGAAGTCGTACGCATCCGGATAGGGCACCGGCAGGGCAGCGTCGTCGGACTCCTGGAAACTGAAGCTGTGATAGCCCACATCGGCATCGAGGCACTGACGTCGAATCAGTTTCGTCATATCCCCTCCACACATCAGCCGTCGACACTGGATCCTAGACAAGCACGACCTCTCTGGGCTCTAGGCCAGGGAGCCCCGCCCGCCCTTCGAGCGGACGTCCGCGCCCACCGTCAGGGCGACCGCCGGGCGTTGAGCCGGGCGGCCTGGCGCGTCAGGTGGTCGCGCTCGGCGAGGTTGGGCGCCCGGAGGGCCGCCTCGGCGTACAGCCGAGCCGCCGTCGCCAGGTTGCCGTCCCGCTCGTGGAGGTACGCCGCCACGGCGGTACGGCGGGGCAGCGCGGCCTCCACGCCGGCCAGCGCCGCCAGGCCCGCGCGCGGCCCGTCGGCCTCCCCGACCGCGACCGCGCGGTTGAGCCGGACGACCGGGCTGTCGGTCAGGCGCATCAGCTCGTCGTACCACTCGACGATCTGCACCCAGTCGGTCTCCTCGGCGGTCGGCGCGTCGGCGTGCAGCGCCGCGACGGCGGCCTGCGCCTGGAACTCGCCCAGCCGGTCGCGGGCCAGGGCCGCCTGGAGGATC
Proteins encoded in this window:
- a CDS encoding NucA/NucB deoxyribonuclease domain-containing protein, translating into MESYVLPVGADKPTLEELQAEGGIARLQRLAESWEPAVQLAAETVGPAASFAPVAEQTSRLVAKAEDGEGAADVAAGSVYPEPARTMTYEECRNGLGADKKFFIKSRFAVCSGATFLQTWFRNNRPVGESMFNVRTVGTIAAHSREIKFQYYFTEMQSTGQTATSGMKITTTGAMPKSWPAGVKYDLGGNLPKAAKSFDELKLARTYLHTVNAKPGQGSSGSTDLVFTAYEPSISITAPAGWRLGGALSGKLFMLAPRWDAAPYLANSTGGGNPAKKGAATFSYLPTLAYSAKAGAPERAVAEHLRTAFTNPGDTKPEMAAKKVAGQVANEPLHRLVDPKRKEENRKAAVKQCKRYWGDNYSQGATRECDEYPFATTYEGAAQPDYDGDARKFNFSVKPVAKEDNGAAGSLLLGFYAKNRLIDGLEDGFLVQITS